One window from the genome of Salvia splendens isolate huo1 chromosome 9, SspV2, whole genome shotgun sequence encodes:
- the LOC121749393 gene encoding uncharacterized protein LOC121749393, protein MPQQQIPDDCAVGSSQNLLPKDFIQEEQQQGNEEKNVDVNESGVGSSSQNILPSHMVANLVKYIKSAIGSQKSPVASVSDTFLHLSQSYNINNDVAVDNWKAMFDSIRNAEKANETIEDLNEFPTFRLEDFFDKAVEQRNKDNLPTSTVGDPEEVRPSVEEDEQRKENMICDDHNESNSPILTAILGSPRTASPSLPQQEVNASEHDNTLASLIGSENRGSELTSPVGDPEEARPSVEEDKQRKENMICDDHNESNSPILTAILGSPRTSSPSLQQQEVNVSEHDNTLASLIGSENRGSELEIQEDVEADRELRTQDALHILSKVCDDYEIRNNEEAIKATNIIVDIINEQEDREDAAACSIVEYMMQEGLETMDDTPPEWNVQKQGYKWIEKMHEEKEKTPENTERRMTVYQNPVPISEIPLAEARERRTHAEMRPSPVLRSPFEIRAVHMKPTLNLDERDIYYYIVETEGTNDDTCAYTNGFVWASKGVFSSLKPHTEISIGVIDVWATYLNFRENERAETSPPRQFLTTSPCYLNITNREPHWNPLQSKNNFISRIDQETSRIQDFDWRKIDLVFFPVFTSGYYYLVVFWMKINKIEIIDSVKPPKGKDPLENYSIEVGILKDMF, encoded by the exons ATGCCTCAACAACAGATTCCTGATGACTGTGCAGTTGGGTCTTCCCAGAACCTACTCCCAAAAGATTTCATACAGGAGGAGCAGCAGCAAGggaatgaagaaaaaaatgttGATGTAAATGAAAGTGGAGTTGGATCTTCTTCTCAGAACATACTCCCATCACATATGGTGGCCAATTTAGTAAAATACATCAA AAGTGCAATTGGAAGCCAAAAATCTCCAGTTGCCTCTGTGAGTGACACTTTTCTCCATTTGTCGCAGTCATATAATATAAACAACGATGTCGCTGTTGATAACTGGAAAGCTATGTTTGATTCAATACGGAATGCTGAAAAAGCAAACGAAACAATTGAAGACTTGAATGAATTTCCAACTTTCAGATTGGAAGATTTCTTTGATAAA GCTGTAGAACAAAGAAACAAAGATAACTTACCTACCTCAACAGTTGGTGATCCTGAAGAGGTCAGACCGTCTGTTGAAGAAGACGAACAAAGAAAGGAGAACATGATTTGTGATGACCATAACGAATCAAACTCTCCTATCTTGACAGCCATACTAGGATCTCCACGGACAGCATCCCCATCTCTCCCACAACAAGAAGTCAATGCTTCAGAGCATGACAACACACTCGCATCACTAATAGGATCTGAGAACAGGGGAAGTGAGTTGACCTCACCAGTTGGTGATCCTGAAGAGGCCAGACCATCTGTTGAAGAAGACAAACAAAGAAAGGAGAACATGATTTGTGATGACCATAACGAATCAAACTCTCCTATCTTGACAGCCATACTAGGATCTCCACGGACATCATCCCCATCTCTCCAACAACAAGAAGTCAATGTTTCAGAGCATGACAACACACTGGCATCACTAATAGGATCTGAGAACAGGGGAAgtgagttggaaattcaagaagaTGTTGAAGCTGATAGAGAGTTAAGAACACAAGATGCCTTGCACATATTATCAAAAGTATGTGATGACTATGAAATCAGAAACAATGAAGAAGCAATCAAGGCCACAAACATCATTGTTGATATCATAAATGAACAG GAAGATAGGGAGGATGCAGCTGCATGCTCAATTGTTGAATATATGATGCAAGAGGGTCTTGAAACAATGGATGACACACCTCCTGAATGGAACGTGCAAAAACAAGGATATAAATGGATAGAGAAGATGCatgaggaaaaagaaaaaactcCTGAAAACACAGAGAGAAGAATGACTGTCTACCAg AACCCTGTTCCTATCTCTGAGATTCCACTGGCTGAAGCTAGAGAGAGACGGACTCATGCTGAAATGCGCCCCAGCCCAGTGCTACGATCACCATTTGAAATACGAGCTGTGCATATGAAACCAACCCTGAACCTGGATGAAAGAGATATCTACTACTACATAGTAGAAACTGAAGGAACAAATGA TGATACATGTGCTTACACTAATGGCTTTGTTTGGGCAAGCAAAGGAGTGTTTTCATCTCTGAAACCCCATACAGAAATCAGTATAGGTGTAATTGATGTATGGGCAACATACCTGAACTTCAGAGAAAATGAAAGGGCAGAAACGTCACCTCCACGGCAGTTTCTAACAACATCCCCATGT TATTTGAATATAACAAATCGGGAGCCTCATTGGAATCCATTACAATCCAAGAACAACTTTATATCACGAATTGATCAAGAGACTAGTAGAATACAAGATTTTGATTGGAGAAAAATTGATTtg GTCTTCTTCCCAGTTTTTACAAGTGGCTATTACTACCTTGTTGTATTTTGGATGAAGATCAACAAAATTGAGATAATAGATAGTGTCAAACCACCAAAAGGCAAGGATCCATTGGAAAACTATAGCATTGAAGTTGGAATACTG AAAGATATGTTTTAG